Below is a genomic region from Pan troglodytes isolate AG18354 chromosome X, NHGRI_mPanTro3-v2.0_pri, whole genome shotgun sequence.
CTTAGCCTCTTTGCTTCTTCACTTTCCTCCTCATCATCAGATCCAAAGAGGTCAATGTCATCATCATCTTTACTATCTGTAGCTCCACTTCCTGTAGTGTCTTCCACATCGGCAGGACCATACTTGCCCAAAGCTTTCTTCACTCCTGGCAGGCTGGCCTTTTCCTTTTCATAAGACTTGATGTGATTATACCAACGTAGGGCATGACACAAGTCGGCAGGCAGTGGGCTGGACACGGCTTCAAATACTGCCACATCTGCTTGTGATGGCACATACCCCTTGATGTAGCTCTTGTCCGCCAGGTAATCGTTGAGCACCTGGAGGCCGGCGGGGCTTTTCAGGTCTCCGAAACCCATGGTGTCGGCTGTATCCGAGAGCTGGGGAGCAGCAGAAAGAGCCCACTTTTACTACTTCTGTTCTACATAGTAGTGGAAGTCCTAggcagagcaattaggcaagagaaaaaagtaaaaggcatgcaaatcagaaaggaagaagttaaactgtttgcagatgacatcatcttatatataaaaaacccTAACCCTAAGGATTCCACCAAagaactgttagaactaataagtgaattcTGTAAATTcggaggatacaaaatcaacatacaaaaatcagttgtttctatacactaacaataaacTATCCGAAaaaagatattaagagaaaaatctcatttgcaatagcataaaaaagaataaaatacttaggagtaaattAAGCCAAGGAGGTAGAAGGCCTATACattataaactataaaacattgatgaaagaaagtgAAGACACAAATAACATGGAAAGGGcctgtgttcatggattttttttttaaggccttTCCGTTAGGTCGGGTGATACGTGTAATGTTCACAGAGAAAGCAAGTAGTCCCCTTTTTTCTATATGCATTTTAGATCTTCTTTGCTGAAGTAACAGCTTGTTATAAGCATGAGTATGGAAAAGAGATTTTTATTCGTATTTAAAGAACATCAGTAATAAAAACATTTCCCTAGCTATGACAAAGAACAGCCTTTGTTTAAGGGTTAGGTATGTCTAAAGAAGTGACTCTTGTTAAGAACTaaggaataaaatataattcatctTATCTTGTGTAAGGAAAACTGTCCCAACTTGAAAGCCGCTGAGTGCctaatttacatttaaagctGAAGTAATGAAGCCTTTATTTTTTTGCCAGAAACTCCCATTTCTCTCCCAAATACATTCTCTATcaggaaaaaaagctcattattttGCATGGTAATGTGTCTTTGCTGATGCAGAAAAGCAACATAATTCAGGATGAAGGATTAATTTAAACTTTCTTATGTACTCTTTTGCAGATAATTAGAATTATTTCTCAGAATCTAAAGGTGGGTTTGCAGAGTACACCAAAAAGAATAGCTTTATCCTGGTGAATTGCAAAGGAAAGGTACAGTCCTTTACTCTTCAGGAGAAAGAGGTTCCTGAAAACTGTGGTTGGATGTAGAAATTAACTCTGAGAACTTTAGACGTCATAGAAACTATAGTTGCAGGAGGTTTGAAGTTTAGAGTGTGTCTATGGAAATTCTTAAGAACAAACAGTATTTACATTCATTTAAGTCTTCTCAATGTAATACAAATGACCCTTTATACTCTTTTATTTAGTAATAAGggatccattttctttttcatttactatCCCTTAAGGGAAAATTGGCTTTGTTGCAGATAAGCATGCTTTGAGACATTTCCCCTCCTCCACTATGGCTAATTTTCTTTGACACTGTTCGTTgcctttctgatttttaaatggagaaattGTTGACGTCCATCTCCCTGGAGCTCCCCACTCACATCCTGCCCCCTCCTGCTGACTTAGATGTCGTCAGAGTGTGGCTTCAttctaaaaatctttatttctgttcCAACATTAGCTTTTACCTTCCTTTCCTATTCTCAACTGCAGCTTCATCTTTCTCTAATTATCCCCAACAGGATTGAATCATAGTTTTGTGCAATTTACATATACTGAAACTGAATGAAATTTTTGAAGTTGCCCCAAAAATACACAGAAGTAAAATTGAGAATATGCAAGTTCGGTTTAATAAGATTAGATATGAGAAATTAGTGTCATATCCTGCAAGTGTATATGAATATGTGCACTCATTTTACGTGTATATACAGCCCccactcatttatttatgtatatgtgtgtatatatatatatatatatataaaacatttaaccTGAGAAGAACTTGCAATTGTTAAGCTGCTCAAGAACTTTCAGAGGTTCTAACACAGTTGCACATTTCAGCAAAAGCAGGCAATATGCTTACTGTCAATCGGTGGCataatcatttattgagcactgctTTGGATTTGTGAACAAATGGACTTATTATACAGCCTTTTGGAGCCTAAATGGttccaaagacaaaaatcttCTCTGCTACTCCAGCATAAGGGTTTCAGATCATAAGTAGCAGTCAACTATAAATTCCGGAAGCCAGACCTGTGTCATCTATCCTCATTCCTTGAAACTTGGGGGTATCCTAGATAAGGAGGAGATGTCACTGACCCTGCCCAACTGGTAGTCATCAGACTTTGGAGGAAGCACAAACAGGTTGGAACTTTTGTTCTGTGAGTACGCTAAACTGTTAAAGCcttgattgtttttgttgttgttgttgtttgtttggagatggagtcttgccctgtcgtccaggctggagtgcaatggcacgatctcggctcactgcaacctccacctcccggttcaagcgattctcctgcctcagcctcccgagtagctgggattacgggtgtaggccaccacacccagctaatttttgtatttttagtagagatggagtttcatcatgttggccaggatggtcttgaactcctaacctcatgatccacctgcctcggcctcccaaagtgctgcgattacaggcgtgagccaccacgcccggcctattgtattgttttttaaatttatcccTGGAATTggtttgtgcttttattttttaggaatGATTATATACATTGACCTTGTGCCACATGCTTCAGATTTTATAAGAAGTAAGCTGGGATGTTCCAAGTTCCGTGTTGCATAGAGTTCTTATCCATGAAAAAATGTCCAAAAAGATGGTTTAGCAAATTTAGGATTATTTCATCCTAATTTGGTATTCTCTATAGTGGGAGTTTTAGAGTGTTTCTTGTGATAATCATTATAGTTaagatttattgaatgtttactcaaaaaagttgaatttttctACTGGTTTTGGGACTACTTGGGTGAGATATGTGAAATAGattcaaatattgaaatattgagGTACTCTTataacagaaaatatcaaagctACTGCCATAGTTTATTAGAAATCAggagaaagactttttttttatcgTTGGCCTGAATGAGCTGAAGTTCAGAGTAAGACTGTGGTCATTATTCATTACCTCTTT
It encodes:
- the LOC129138727 gene encoding elongation factor 1-beta-like translates to MGFGDLKSPAGLQVLNDYLADKSYIKGYVPSQADVAVFEAVSSPLPADLCHALRWYNHIKSYEKEKASLPGVKKALGKYGPADVEDTTGSGATDSKDDDDIDLFGSDDEEESEEAKRLREERLAQYESKKAKKPALVAKSSILLDVKPWDDETDMAKLEERVRSIQADGLVWGSSKLVPVGYGIKKLQIQCVVEDDKVGTDMLEEQITAFEDYVQSMDVAAFNKI